The proteins below come from a single Kitasatospora sp. NBC_00315 genomic window:
- the rimI gene encoding ribosomal protein S18-alanine N-acetyltransferase yields MRWWDIAPVMELELRLFPEDAWSSAMYWSELAEARPGGTRHYTVATTPDGALAGYAGLMVVAGEGDVQTIAVDQRRQGGGLGAALLDDLVREAGRRGCAELLLEVRVDNPRAQRLYERFGFEPVGIRRGYYQPADVDALVMRLDRPGAAAPAAHAPTNDAPAAHAPMNDAPTNDVHKDPRHG; encoded by the coding sequence ATGCGCTGGTGGGACATCGCCCCGGTGATGGAGCTGGAGCTGCGGCTGTTCCCCGAGGACGCCTGGTCCAGTGCCATGTACTGGTCCGAGCTGGCCGAGGCCCGTCCCGGCGGCACCCGGCACTACACCGTCGCCACCACCCCCGACGGAGCCCTCGCCGGCTACGCGGGCCTGATGGTGGTGGCCGGCGAGGGCGACGTCCAGACCATCGCCGTCGACCAGCGGCGACAGGGCGGCGGCCTGGGCGCGGCGCTGCTCGACGACCTGGTCCGGGAGGCCGGCCGGCGCGGCTGCGCCGAACTCCTGCTGGAGGTCCGGGTCGACAACCCGCGCGCCCAGCGCCTCTACGAGCGGTTCGGCTTCGAGCCGGTCGGCATCAGGCGCGGTTACTACCAGCCCGCCGACGTGGACGCGCTGGTGATGCGCCTCGACCGCCCGGGGGCCGCGGCCCCGGCGGCCCACGCCCCGACGAACGACGCCCCGGCGGCCCACGCCCCGATGAACGACGCCCCGACGAACGACGTGCATAAGGACCCCCGCCATGGCTGA
- the tsaD gene encoding tRNA (adenosine(37)-N6)-threonylcarbamoyltransferase complex transferase subunit TsaD, which translates to MADEPLVLGIETSCDETGVGIVRGTTLLADAVASSVNDHARFGGVVPEIASRAHLEAMIPTIRRALDTAGVKPSDLDGIAVTAGPGLAGALLVGVSAAKAYAWALDKPLYGVNHLASHICVDQLEHGPLPSPTMALLVSGGHSSLLLSEDITSDVRPLGATIDDAAGEAFDKVARVLGLGFPGGPAIDRRAREGDPRAIAFPRGLTGPRDPEYDFSFSGLKTAVARWVEAKRRAGEDVPVADVAASFQEAVTDVLTRKAVKACKDSGVDHLMIGGGVAANSRLREMAQQRCDKAGIRLRVPRPGLCTDNGAMVAALGAEMVRRGRPASATDLSADSSLPVTEVHVPAADGAGHGDVHGHAYRALGGGR; encoded by the coding sequence ATGGCTGACGAACCGCTCGTCCTCGGTATCGAGACCTCCTGCGACGAGACCGGCGTCGGCATCGTGCGCGGTACCACGCTGCTCGCCGACGCGGTCGCCTCCAGCGTCAACGACCACGCCCGCTTCGGCGGCGTCGTCCCCGAGATCGCCAGCCGCGCGCACCTGGAGGCGATGATCCCGACCATCCGCCGGGCGCTGGACACCGCCGGGGTCAAGCCCTCCGACCTGGACGGCATCGCCGTCACCGCCGGCCCCGGTCTGGCCGGCGCGCTGCTGGTCGGCGTCTCCGCGGCGAAGGCCTACGCCTGGGCGCTCGACAAGCCGCTGTACGGGGTCAACCACCTCGCCTCGCACATCTGCGTGGACCAGCTGGAGCACGGCCCGCTGCCGTCGCCCACGATGGCCCTGCTGGTCTCCGGCGGGCACTCCTCGCTGCTCCTCAGCGAGGACATCACCAGCGACGTCCGCCCGCTCGGCGCGACCATCGACGACGCGGCCGGCGAGGCCTTCGACAAGGTCGCCCGGGTGCTCGGCCTGGGCTTCCCCGGCGGCCCGGCGATCGACCGCCGCGCCCGCGAGGGGGATCCGCGGGCCATCGCCTTCCCGCGCGGCCTGACCGGCCCCAGGGACCCGGAGTACGACTTCTCGTTCTCCGGTCTGAAGACGGCCGTCGCCCGCTGGGTCGAGGCGAAGCGCCGGGCCGGGGAGGACGTCCCGGTCGCCGACGTCGCGGCCTCCTTCCAGGAGGCGGTCACCGACGTGCTCACCCGCAAGGCCGTCAAGGCCTGCAAGGACAGCGGCGTCGACCACCTGATGATCGGCGGCGGCGTGGCCGCCAACTCGCGGCTGCGCGAGATGGCCCAGCAGCGCTGCGACAAGGCGGGGATCCGGCTGCGCGTACCGCGACCGGGGCTGTGCACCGACAACGGGGCGATGGTCGCGGCGCTGGGCGCCGAGATGGTTCGCCGCGGCCGCCCGGCCTCCGCCACCGACCTGTCCGCGGATTCCTCGCTGCCCGTCACCGAGGTGCACGTCCCGGCCGCGGACGGCGCCGGCCACGGTGACGTGCACGGCCACGCCTACCGGGCGCTGGGCGGGGGGCGGTGA
- a CDS encoding polysaccharide deacetylase family protein, which yields MERYGWSRTRTYTVGALALGALVSGCGGGVPAARKNPPVPTAPPSSSSSPSTSRSPQGGGPAADAAAPAWAKWKLTPLPAAPPPPADKPVKLTATGTVPVFSEVRTTDRVVFVTLDDGAEKDPRFVEMLTDLKVPVSMFLTRDIVKNDYGYFKPLQALGNHIQNHTVDHPVMSKITADKQKSEVCDDQAALTQQYGRAPLLFRPPYGDGADTAALNMAVQQCGPRAIVLWRESMQIHDMQYQAADKKLKPGDIILAHFRGPKDLKGETMTQMFGELLGRIQEQGFAVARLEDYIQPPA from the coding sequence GTGGAGCGGTACGGCTGGAGCAGGACGAGGACGTACACGGTGGGGGCGCTGGCGCTCGGCGCGCTGGTGAGCGGCTGCGGGGGCGGCGTGCCGGCGGCGAGGAAGAACCCGCCGGTGCCGACGGCCCCGCCGAGTTCGTCCTCCTCGCCGAGCACGTCCCGCTCGCCGCAGGGCGGCGGCCCGGCCGCCGACGCGGCCGCTCCGGCCTGGGCGAAGTGGAAGCTCACGCCGCTGCCGGCCGCCCCGCCGCCGCCCGCCGACAAGCCGGTCAAGCTCACCGCCACCGGCACCGTTCCGGTGTTCAGCGAGGTGCGGACCACCGACAGGGTCGTCTTCGTCACCCTCGACGACGGCGCCGAGAAGGACCCCCGGTTCGTCGAGATGCTGACCGACCTCAAGGTGCCGGTCTCGATGTTCCTGACCCGCGACATCGTCAAGAACGACTACGGCTATTTCAAGCCGTTGCAGGCCCTCGGCAACCACATCCAGAACCACACCGTCGACCACCCGGTGATGAGCAAAATCACGGCGGACAAGCAGAAGAGCGAGGTCTGCGACGACCAGGCCGCGCTCACCCAGCAGTACGGCAGGGCGCCGCTGCTCTTCCGCCCGCCCTACGGGGACGGCGCCGACACCGCCGCGCTCAACATGGCGGTCCAGCAGTGCGGGCCCCGGGCGATCGTGCTCTGGCGCGAGTCCATGCAGATCCACGACATGCAGTACCAGGCGGCGGACAAGAAGCTGAAGCCCGGTGACATCATCCTGGCGCACTTCCGCGGGCCCAAGGACCTCAAGGGCGAGACCATGACCCAGATGTTCGGCGAGCTGCTCGGCCGCATCCAGGAACAGGGCTTCGCGGTGGCGCGGCTGGAGGACTACATCCAGCCACCCGCCTAG
- a CDS encoding methyltransferase domain-containing protein has protein sequence METESFQALLTPEGQSLLAELRAYAPGDELALATRLRRDHPAELVSAALAQARLRQRAQAKFGDDAARMYFTPNGVEQSTRRSVAEWRARRFAALGVRRLADLCCGIGGDAIALARQGIAVLAVDRDPAACAAAVANAAALGLAELIEVRCSDVGEIDVAGYDAVFTDPARRTSKGRVFDPEAYSPPLSWAITAARRTPVGALKIAPGVPHELVPEDAEAEWVSDHGDVKEAVLWFGTGAAHRHRATLLPHGASLTGGDLPDPAPGPVGRYLYEPDGAVIRAHLVAEVAGEVDGRLIDPMIAYLTSDRLVSTPHAHAYELTDVLPYNVKRLRALLRERGAGTVVIKKRGLATTPEELRRKLKPEGPNSVTVILSRVGDGHLMMLGNPVLP, from the coding sequence GTGGAGACCGAGAGCTTTCAGGCCCTGCTGACCCCCGAGGGGCAGTCGCTGCTCGCCGAGTTGCGGGCGTACGCCCCCGGCGACGAGCTGGCGCTGGCCACCCGGCTGCGCCGGGACCACCCGGCGGAGCTGGTGTCGGCCGCCCTGGCGCAGGCCAGGCTGCGGCAGCGGGCGCAGGCCAAGTTCGGGGACGACGCCGCGCGGATGTACTTCACGCCGAACGGGGTCGAGCAGTCCACCCGGCGCAGCGTCGCCGAGTGGCGGGCCCGGCGCTTCGCCGCGCTCGGTGTCCGCCGGCTGGCCGACCTGTGCTGCGGGATCGGCGGGGACGCGATCGCGCTGGCCCGGCAGGGGATCGCCGTGCTCGCCGTCGACCGCGACCCGGCGGCCTGCGCGGCCGCCGTGGCCAACGCGGCGGCGCTGGGCCTGGCCGAACTGATCGAGGTGCGCTGCTCGGACGTCGGGGAGATCGACGTGGCGGGCTACGACGCGGTGTTCACCGACCCCGCCCGCCGGACCTCCAAGGGCAGGGTGTTCGACCCCGAGGCGTACTCCCCGCCGCTGTCCTGGGCGATCACGGCGGCCCGCCGCACACCGGTCGGCGCCCTGAAGATCGCGCCGGGCGTCCCGCACGAGCTGGTGCCCGAGGACGCCGAGGCGGAGTGGGTCTCGGACCACGGCGACGTGAAGGAGGCGGTGCTCTGGTTCGGCACCGGGGCCGCGCACCGGCACCGGGCGACCCTGCTCCCGCACGGCGCCAGCCTCACCGGCGGCGACCTGCCGGACCCGGCCCCCGGGCCGGTCGGGCGCTACCTCTACGAGCCCGACGGCGCGGTGATCCGCGCCCACCTGGTGGCCGAGGTGGCCGGCGAGGTGGACGGCCGGCTGATCGACCCGATGATCGCGTACCTGACCTCGGACCGCCTGGTGTCCACCCCGCACGCGCACGCCTACGAGCTCACCGACGTCCTGCCGTACAACGTCAAGCGGCTGAGGGCCCTGCTGCGCGAGCGCGGCGCCGGCACCGTGGTGATCAAGAAGCGTGGGCTCGCGACCACCCCCGAGGAGCTGCGCAGGAAACTGAAGCCGGAGGGGCCGAACAGCGTGACGGTGATCCTCTCGCGGGTCGGCGACGGCCACCTGATGATGCTCGGCAACCCGGTGCTGCCCTAG
- the groES gene encoding co-chaperone GroES, with protein sequence MTTSSKVAIKPLEDRIVVQPLDAETTTASGLVIPDTAKEKPQEGVVLAVGPGRFEDGQRLPLDLAVGDIVLYSKYGGTEVKYKGEEYLVLSARDVLAVIEK encoded by the coding sequence GTGACCACCAGCAGCAAGGTTGCCATCAAGCCGCTCGAGGACCGCATTGTGGTCCAGCCGCTCGACGCCGAGACCACCACGGCCTCCGGCCTGGTTATCCCGGACACCGCCAAGGAGAAGCCCCAGGAGGGCGTCGTCCTGGCCGTCGGTCCGGGTCGCTTCGAGGACGGTCAGCGTCTTCCGCTCGACCTCGCCGTGGGCGACATCGTCCTGTACTCGAAGTACGGCGGCACCGAGGTGAAGTACAAGGGCGAGGAGTACCTCGTCCTCTCGGCCCGCGACGTTCTCGCGGTCATCGAGAAGTAA
- the groL gene encoding chaperonin GroEL (60 kDa chaperone family; promotes refolding of misfolded polypeptides especially under stressful conditions; forms two stacked rings of heptamers to form a barrel-shaped 14mer; ends can be capped by GroES; misfolded proteins enter the barrel where they are refolded when GroES binds), with protein MPKILQFDEDARRSLERGVNKLADTVKVTIGPKGRNVVIDKKFGAPTITNDGVTIAREVELDDPYENLGAQLVKEVATKTNDVAGDGTTTATVLAQALVNEGLRNVAAGAGPAALKKGIDKAVAAVSEHLLSIAREVDGKDDIAAVAGLSAQDSQVGELIAEAIDKVGKDGVITVEESNTFGVELDFTEGMQFDKGYLSPYFVTDAERQEAVLEDPYILINQGKISSIQELLPLLEKILQGGATKPLLIIAEDVDGEALSTLVVNKIRGTFNAVAVKAPGFGDRRKAILGDLATLTGATVISEEVGLKLDQAGLEVLGTARRVTITKDDTTVVDGAGDSEAVAGRVGQIKAEIANTDSDWDREKLQERLAKLAGGVCVIKVGAATEVELKERKHRLEDAISATRAAVEEGIVAGGGASLVHAQKVLDGGLGLTGDEATGVAVVRKALAEPLRWIAQNAGLEGYVITHKVAELEAGFGYNAATGEYGDLLKAGVIDPVKVTRSALENAASIASLLLTTETLVVEKPADEEAGAGHSHGGHGHSH; from the coding sequence ATGCCGAAGATTCTGCAGTTCGACGAGGACGCCCGCCGCTCGCTGGAGCGCGGTGTCAACAAGCTGGCCGACACCGTCAAGGTGACCATCGGCCCCAAGGGCCGCAACGTCGTCATCGACAAGAAGTTCGGCGCCCCGACCATCACCAACGACGGTGTCACCATCGCCCGTGAGGTCGAGCTCGACGACCCGTACGAGAACCTTGGCGCGCAGCTCGTCAAGGAGGTCGCCACCAAGACCAACGACGTCGCGGGTGACGGCACCACCACCGCCACCGTGCTGGCCCAGGCCCTGGTCAACGAGGGTCTGCGCAACGTCGCCGCGGGCGCCGGCCCGGCCGCCCTGAAGAAGGGCATCGACAAGGCCGTCGCCGCGGTCTCCGAGCACCTGCTCTCGATCGCCCGTGAGGTCGACGGCAAGGACGACATCGCCGCCGTCGCCGGTCTGTCGGCGCAGGACTCCCAGGTCGGCGAGCTCATCGCCGAGGCGATCGACAAGGTCGGCAAGGACGGTGTCATCACCGTCGAGGAGTCGAACACCTTCGGCGTGGAGCTGGACTTCACCGAGGGCATGCAGTTCGACAAGGGCTACCTCTCGCCGTACTTCGTCACCGACGCGGAGCGTCAGGAAGCGGTCCTCGAGGACCCGTACATCCTGATCAACCAGGGCAAGATCTCCTCCATCCAGGAGCTGCTCCCGCTGCTGGAGAAGATCCTGCAGGGTGGCGCCACCAAGCCGCTGCTGATCATCGCCGAGGACGTCGACGGCGAGGCGCTGTCCACCCTCGTGGTGAACAAGATCCGCGGCACCTTCAACGCGGTGGCCGTCAAGGCCCCCGGCTTCGGCGACCGCCGCAAGGCCATCCTCGGCGACCTGGCCACCCTCACCGGTGCCACCGTCATCTCCGAGGAGGTCGGCCTCAAGCTCGACCAGGCCGGCCTGGAGGTGCTGGGCACCGCCCGTCGCGTCACCATCACCAAGGACGACACCACGGTCGTCGACGGTGCCGGCGACAGCGAGGCCGTCGCGGGCCGCGTCGGCCAGATCAAGGCCGAGATCGCCAACACCGACTCGGACTGGGACCGCGAGAAGCTGCAGGAGCGTCTGGCCAAGCTGGCCGGCGGCGTCTGCGTCATCAAGGTCGGCGCCGCCACCGAGGTGGAGCTCAAGGAGCGCAAGCACCGCCTGGAGGACGCCATCTCGGCGACCCGTGCCGCGGTCGAGGAGGGCATCGTCGCCGGTGGTGGCGCCTCCCTCGTGCACGCGCAGAAGGTGCTCGACGGCGGCCTGGGCCTGACCGGCGACGAGGCGACCGGTGTCGCCGTCGTCCGCAAGGCGCTCGCCGAGCCGCTGCGCTGGATCGCCCAGAACGCCGGTCTCGAGGGCTACGTCATCACCCACAAGGTCGCCGAGCTGGAGGCGGGCTTCGGCTACAACGCCGCCACCGGCGAGTACGGCGACCTGCTGAAGGCCGGCGTCATCGACCCGGTCAAGGTCACCCGCTCCGCGCTGGAGAACGCCGCCTCGATCGCCTCGCTGCTGCTCACCACCGAGACCCTCGTGGTGGAGAAGCCGGCCGACGAGGAGGCCGGCGCCGGTCACTCGCACGGCGGCCACGGTCACTCGCACTGA
- a CDS encoding LysR substrate-binding domain-containing protein has translation MIEARHLRVLRAVARTGSFSAAARELGCTQPAVSQQMKALEKSVDTPLVVRAGRGMQLSEAGLVLLKHANGILAGLSAAEEEVAAIAGLRAGRVRLVSFPTASSTLVPPAVARLRASHPGVRVSLVEAEPTESLSMLRAGECEVALAFRYPDSRGGAVLPSPHNTPREARAEATLEAAAAAAAGDWSDLVVRPLLDDPLVGLLPAAHPLAGRDGQRTVDLAELAREQWIAGCPQCRGHLVELCEAAGFEPRIDFATDDYPAVVGLVAAGLGVAVLPGLALDSVRHEGVSAVPLRAASGAPAIRQVVALTLADLADVPAVSLMLDRLTESAAGR, from the coding sequence ATGATCGAGGCCCGCCATCTCCGCGTCCTGCGAGCCGTCGCGCGGACCGGCTCCTTCTCCGCCGCCGCCCGCGAGCTCGGCTGCACCCAGCCGGCCGTCAGCCAGCAGATGAAGGCCCTGGAGAAGTCCGTCGACACGCCGCTGGTGGTGCGGGCCGGGCGCGGCATGCAGCTCAGCGAGGCGGGCCTGGTGCTGCTCAAGCACGCCAACGGCATCCTGGCCGGGCTGTCCGCCGCGGAGGAGGAGGTGGCCGCGATCGCCGGCCTGCGGGCCGGGCGGGTACGGCTGGTCTCGTTCCCGACCGCGAGTTCCACCCTGGTGCCGCCCGCCGTCGCCCGCCTGCGGGCGAGCCATCCGGGCGTGCGGGTCTCGCTGGTCGAGGCGGAGCCGACGGAGTCGCTGTCGATGCTGCGCGCCGGCGAGTGCGAGGTCGCGCTGGCCTTCCGGTACCCGGACTCCCGGGGCGGCGCCGTCCTGCCCTCCCCGCACAACACCCCGCGCGAGGCCCGCGCCGAGGCCACCCTGGAGGCCGCCGCCGCGGCGGCCGCCGGCGACTGGTCGGACCTGGTCGTCCGGCCGCTGCTGGACGACCCGCTGGTCGGCCTGCTGCCCGCCGCGCACCCGCTGGCGGGCCGTGACGGGCAGCGGACGGTGGACCTGGCCGAGCTGGCGCGGGAGCAGTGGATCGCCGGCTGCCCGCAGTGCCGGGGTCATCTGGTGGAACTCTGCGAGGCAGCGGGTTTCGAGCCCCGGATCGACTTCGCCACGGACGACTACCCGGCCGTGGTCGGCCTGGTCGCGGCCGGGCTCGGGGTGGCGGTGCTGCCGGGGCTGGCGCTGGACTCGGTGCGCCACGAGGGTGTGTCGGCGGTGCCGCTGCGGGCCGCCTCCGGCGCGCCGGCGATCCGGCAGGTGGTCGCCCTGACGCTCGCGGACCTCGCCGACGTCCCGGCCGTCTCGCTGATGCTCGACCGGCTGACGGAGTCCGCGGCCGGGCGGTGA
- a CDS encoding WhiB family transcriptional regulator gives MADFSRLPGPNADLWDWQLSAACRGVDSSLFFHPEGERGAARSSREASAKEVCMRCPVRTECAAHALAVREPYGVWGGLTEDEREELMGRSRNRLAEVPLTMPTGVRR, from the coding sequence ATGGCAGATTTCTCCCGCCTTCCCGGCCCCAACGCGGATCTCTGGGACTGGCAGCTCTCCGCAGCCTGCCGGGGCGTGGACAGCTCGCTCTTCTTCCACCCGGAGGGCGAGCGCGGGGCCGCGCGCAGCTCGCGCGAGGCCAGCGCCAAGGAGGTCTGCATGCGGTGCCCGGTGCGCACCGAGTGCGCCGCCCACGCCCTGGCGGTACGCGAGCCGTACGGCGTCTGGGGCGGCCTCACCGAGGACGAGCGCGAGGAGCTGATGGGCCGCTCGCGCAACCGGCTGGCCGAGGTTCCCCTGACCATGCCGACGGGCGTCCGACGCTAG
- a CDS encoding response regulator transcription factor yields the protein MTSVLVCDDSPLAREALRRAVATVPGVDRVTTATNGEEVLRRWVADRSDLVLMDVRMPGLGGVETVRRLLSADPGARIIMLTVAEDLDGVALAVAAGARGYLHKDASRAELRATVTQALADPTWRLAPRRLRSPDMGAAPTLTAREIQVLEGMSHGRSNAEIGRELFLSEDTVKTHARRLFKKLGASDRAHAVALGFRWGLVR from the coding sequence ATGACTTCCGTTCTCGTTTGCGACGATTCCCCGCTTGCCCGCGAGGCGCTTCGCCGCGCGGTCGCGACCGTACCCGGCGTCGACCGGGTCACCACCGCGACGAACGGTGAGGAGGTCCTCCGCCGCTGGGTGGCCGACCGTTCCGACCTCGTCCTGATGGACGTCCGGATGCCCGGACTCGGCGGCGTCGAGACGGTCAGGCGGCTGCTGTCCGCCGACCCGGGCGCACGCATCATCATGCTCACCGTCGCCGAGGACCTCGACGGCGTCGCGCTCGCGGTGGCCGCGGGGGCACGGGGGTACCTGCACAAGGACGCCTCGCGCGCCGAACTGCGGGCCACCGTCACCCAGGCGCTCGCCGACCCGACCTGGCGGCTCGCGCCGCGCCGGCTGCGCAGCCCCGACATGGGTGCGGCGCCGACGCTGACGGCGCGTGAGATCCAGGTGCTGGAGGGCATGAGCCACGGCCGCAGCAACGCGGAGATCGGCCGGGAGCTCTTCCTGTCCGAGGACACCGTGAAGACGCACGCCCGGCGCCTGTTCAAGAAGCTCGGCGCCTCGGACCGCGCGCACGCGGTGGCCCTGGGATTCCGGTGGGGCCTGGTCCGCTGA
- the shbA gene encoding RNA polymerase sigma factor ShbA: MAELVAAAVRGEGPAIDTLLAYVHPLALRYCRGRLVRLPGGARHHVDDVAQEVCVAVLCALPRYRDQGRPFEAFVYGIAAHKIADLQRAAMRGPGSTVIPPDDLPELPDDALGPEERALLSSDAAWAKELLSNLPARQRELVLLRVAAGLSAEETGEVLGMSPGAVRVAQHRALSRLRALAEGTA; the protein is encoded by the coding sequence ATGGCCGAGCTGGTGGCCGCCGCCGTCCGCGGCGAGGGCCCGGCCATCGACACGCTGCTCGCCTACGTCCACCCGCTGGCCCTGCGCTACTGCCGCGGCCGGCTGGTCCGGCTGCCCGGCGGCGCGCGCCACCACGTGGACGACGTCGCCCAGGAGGTCTGCGTGGCCGTGCTCTGCGCGCTGCCGCGCTACCGCGACCAGGGCCGGCCGTTCGAGGCCTTCGTGTACGGCATCGCCGCGCACAAGATCGCCGACCTTCAGCGGGCCGCGATGCGCGGGCCCGGCTCCACGGTGATCCCGCCGGACGACCTGCCCGAGCTGCCGGACGACGCGCTCGGGCCGGAGGAGCGCGCGCTGCTCAGCAGCGACGCGGCCTGGGCCAAGGAACTGCTGTCCAATCTGCCGGCCCGTCAGCGCGAGCTGGTGCTGCTGCGGGTGGCGGCCGGACTCTCCGCGGAGGAGACCGGGGAGGTGCTCGGGATGTCGCCCGGCGCCGTCCGGGTCGCCCAGCACCGCGCGCTGAGCCGGCTGCGGGCGCTCGCCGAGGGCACCGCCTGA
- the guaB gene encoding IMP dehydrogenase, with product MPINDGVNAAGVPEKFAMLGLTYDDVLLLPGASDVLPNQVDTSSRVSRNVRVNIPLVSAAMDKVTEARMAIAMARQGGVGVLHRNLSIEDQVNQVDLVKRSESGMVTDPITVGPETTLGEADALCAKFRISGVPIADESGRLLGIVTNRDMAFESDRSRRVREIMTPMPLITGKVGISGEDAIGLLRRHKIEKLPLVDDEGRIKGLITVKDFVKAEKYPTAAKDAEGRLLVGAAVGASAEAFDRAQALVGAGVDFLVVDTSHGHSGNALAWISKIKAAVGIDVVGGNVATRDGAQALIDAGVDGVKVGVGPGSICTTRVVAGIGVPQVTAIYEAAVACQAAGVPVIGDGGLQYSGDIGKALAAGADTVMLGSLLAGCEESPGELLFINGKQFKSYRGMGSLGAMQSRGQGRSYSKDRYFQAEVSSDDKLVPEGIEGQVPYRGPLAAVLHQLVGGLRQTMGYVGAATVAEMESKGRFVRITSAGLKESHPHDIQMTVEAPNYTSR from the coding sequence ATGCCCATCAACGACGGCGTCAACGCCGCAGGCGTACCCGAGAAGTTCGCGATGCTCGGACTCACGTACGACGACGTCCTGCTGCTGCCCGGGGCCTCCGACGTGCTGCCGAACCAGGTCGACACGTCCTCCCGGGTCTCCCGGAACGTCCGGGTCAACATCCCGCTGGTGTCGGCCGCGATGGACAAGGTCACCGAGGCGCGGATGGCGATCGCGATGGCCCGCCAGGGCGGCGTCGGCGTGCTGCACCGCAACCTGTCGATCGAGGACCAGGTCAACCAGGTCGACCTGGTCAAGCGTTCCGAGTCCGGCATGGTCACCGACCCGATCACGGTCGGCCCGGAGACCACGCTCGGCGAGGCGGACGCGCTCTGCGCCAAGTTCCGGATCAGCGGTGTGCCGATCGCCGACGAGAGCGGCCGGCTGCTCGGCATCGTCACCAACCGCGACATGGCCTTCGAGTCGGACCGCAGCCGCAGGGTCCGCGAGATCATGACGCCGATGCCGCTGATCACCGGCAAGGTCGGGATCTCCGGCGAGGACGCGATCGGGCTGCTCCGCCGTCACAAGATCGAGAAGCTGCCGCTGGTGGACGACGAGGGCCGGATCAAGGGCCTCATCACCGTCAAGGACTTCGTCAAGGCCGAGAAGTACCCGACCGCCGCCAAGGACGCCGAGGGCCGCCTGCTGGTCGGCGCGGCGGTCGGCGCCAGCGCCGAGGCCTTCGACCGGGCCCAGGCGCTGGTCGGCGCCGGGGTGGACTTCCTGGTCGTGGACACCTCGCACGGCCACAGCGGCAACGCGCTGGCCTGGATCTCCAAGATCAAGGCGGCCGTCGGCATCGACGTCGTCGGCGGCAACGTCGCCACCCGGGACGGCGCCCAGGCGCTGATCGACGCCGGGGTGGACGGCGTCAAGGTCGGCGTCGGCCCCGGCTCGATCTGCACCACCCGGGTGGTCGCCGGCATCGGCGTCCCCCAGGTCACGGCGATCTACGAGGCCGCGGTGGCCTGTCAGGCGGCCGGCGTGCCGGTCATCGGCGACGGCGGCCTGCAGTACTCCGGCGACATCGGCAAGGCGCTGGCGGCCGGCGCCGACACCGTCATGCTCGGCAGCCTGCTGGCCGGCTGCGAGGAGTCGCCCGGCGAGTTGCTCTTCATCAACGGCAAGCAGTTCAAGTCCTATCGCGGCATGGGCTCGCTGGGCGCCATGCAGTCGCGCGGCCAGGGCCGCTCGTACTCCAAGGACCGCTACTTCCAGGCCGAGGTCTCCTCGGACGACAAGCTGGTCCCGGAGGGCATCGAGGGCCAGGTCCCGTACCGCGGCCCGCTGGCGGCCGTGCTGCACCAGCTGGTCGGCGGCCTGCGCCAGACCATGGGCTACGTGGGCGCCGCCACCGTGGCCGAGATGGAGAGCAAGGGCCGGTTCGTCCGGATCACCTCGGCGGGCCTCAAGGAGAGCCACCCGCACGACATCCAGATGACCGTCGAGGCACCGAACTACACCAGCCGCTGA